Proteins found in one Chaetodon auriga isolate fChaAug3 chromosome 12, fChaAug3.hap1, whole genome shotgun sequence genomic segment:
- the LOC143329347 gene encoding transcription factor BTF3 homolog 4-like isoform X2, whose protein sequence is MNQEKLAKLQAQVRIGGKGTARRKKKVVHKTATADDKKLQGSLKKLAVNNIAGIEEVNMIKDDGTVIHFNNPKVQASLSANTFAITGHAETKQLTEMLPGILSQLGADSLSSLRKLAEQFPRQSMDMKAVKEELAEEEDDDVPDLVENFDEASKNEAN, encoded by the exons ATGAATCAAGAGAAGCTCGCCAAACTTCAGGCACAAGTCCGGATAGGTGGGAAG GGAACCGCCCGCAGGAAGAAAAAGGTTGTTCACAAAACGGCAACAGCTGATGACAAGAAACTCCAGGGCTCTCTGAAGAAGCTGGCAGTGAACAACATTGCAGGGATAGAAGAG GTGAACATGATAAAAGATGATGGGACAGTGATCCACTTCAACAACCCCAAAGTGCAGGCGTCTCTGTCCGCCAACACCTTCGCCATCACCGGCCACGCCGAGACCAAGCAGCTGACGGAGATGCTGCCGGGCATCCTGAGCCAGCTGGGAGCCGACAGCCTCAGCAGCCTGCGGAAGCTGGCCGAGCAGTTCCCACGGCAAT CAATGGACATGAAAGCAGTGAAGGAGGAActtgcagaagaagaggacgaCGATGTACCAG ATCTTGTGGAGAACTTTGATGAAGCCTCAAAGAATGAAGCCAACTGA
- the LOC143329347 gene encoding transcription factor BTF3 homolog 4-like isoform X1: MLISKQNTMNQEKLAKLQAQVRIGGKGTARRKKKVVHKTATADDKKLQGSLKKLAVNNIAGIEEVNMIKDDGTVIHFNNPKVQASLSANTFAITGHAETKQLTEMLPGILSQLGADSLSSLRKLAEQFPRQSMDMKAVKEELAEEEDDDVPDLVENFDEASKNEAN; this comes from the exons ATGTTGATTTCCAAACAGAACACTATGAATCAAGAGAAGCTCGCCAAACTTCAGGCACAAGTCCGGATAGGTGGGAAG GGAACCGCCCGCAGGAAGAAAAAGGTTGTTCACAAAACGGCAACAGCTGATGACAAGAAACTCCAGGGCTCTCTGAAGAAGCTGGCAGTGAACAACATTGCAGGGATAGAAGAG GTGAACATGATAAAAGATGATGGGACAGTGATCCACTTCAACAACCCCAAAGTGCAGGCGTCTCTGTCCGCCAACACCTTCGCCATCACCGGCCACGCCGAGACCAAGCAGCTGACGGAGATGCTGCCGGGCATCCTGAGCCAGCTGGGAGCCGACAGCCTCAGCAGCCTGCGGAAGCTGGCCGAGCAGTTCCCACGGCAAT CAATGGACATGAAAGCAGTGAAGGAGGAActtgcagaagaagaggacgaCGATGTACCAG ATCTTGTGGAGAACTTTGATGAAGCCTCAAAGAATGAAGCCAACTGA
- the zfyve9a gene encoding zinc finger FYVE domain-containing protein 9 isoform X1, with amino-acid sequence MENYFQAEAFNLDKVLDEFEQNEDETDNPILSDAKWTQILAPPAHLLSLNPALAHTDLSPRESPLPFKTLPDSTSSASPGADPKRHPGPEPPSWVEERPADVHSPPLPQPNIGKLVGTDDLSPPPVTACTAVENGCPASPASPQLDGLSKEISSLPDNQPIASDQEAQPHQEERAASAGGGGGGGGGEGSAVNHTHFTFDVGLGQEETLSPKTHPNVGTGTQNGEGEEEEVITAVFQDSRQEKQTANSKEEQIESLLIRGRDIQAGCEVEENGVSLLDRVGVEEEKRFGPEGQIDQHLRITSLPNGLEQDSSSHSKLKETEEKEEEEEGFSPSPVPSKEDSVTEEKEMEESKQENGDGGAVGSGIIQPKLNNRLQPVSVPYGGARPKQPVSLKLQIPQPLSGQVQNQLGQAAISKNKNQENQSRRGTPSETTLSGTDQSAVGVNGDGVVHSPLLMPSESPDNDLQAGQQGALCRKAASSLGEVAPVWVPDSQAPVCMKCDVKFTFTKRRHHCRACGKVFCATCCSLKCRLVYMDRKEARVCVTCHSALTSAQSWETPATASNQSPNPNNPAEYCSTIPPLQQAQASGVLSSPPPTVMVPVGVLKQPGNEGSLTREQRRVWFADGVLPNGDAAESPKPPSSSPAPSQSLAISTYSNKSSTCESSEAVHTPVAPVGSPVGSSLSLIPEDGLPPILISTGVKGGTGGHITDYAVEERPSEIVLMQQLEEGGPDPLVFVLNANLLAMVKLVNYVNRKCWYVTTKGMHAVGQAEVVILLQCLPDEKTIPKDIFTHFVQLYQEALSGNVLSHLSHSFFTQSFLGSKEHGGFLYISPSFQSLQDLLLPNPPYLFGILIQKWETPWAKVFPIRLMLRLGAEYRFYPCPLFSVRFRKPLFGETGHTIMNLLADFRNYQYTLPVVKGLVVDMEVRKTSIKIPSNRYSELMKAMNKSNEHVLAMGACFNDRADSHLVCVQNDDGNYQTQAISIHHQPRKVTGACFFVFSGALKASSGFLAKTSIVEDGVMIQITAETMDSLRQALRDMKDFTITCGKADQEENQELVHIQWTEDDHNFNKGVISPIDGKSMESITSVKIFHGSEFKANGKVIRWTEVFFLQSEDQPNGLSDPADHSRLTENVARAFCVALCPHLKLLKEDGMAKLGLRVTLDSDQVGYLAGSNGQPLLPQYLSDLDSALIPVIHGGACQLSEGPVVMELVFYILEIIS; translated from the exons ATGGAGAATTACTTCCAGGCCGAGGCCTTCAACCTGGACAAGGTGCTGGACGAGTTTGAGCAGAACGAAG ATGAGACAGACAATCCCATTCTCTCAGATGCCAAGTGGACCCAGATCCTGGCCCCGCCAGCCCACCTGCTCTCTCTGAACCCCGCCCTGGCCCACACAGATCTCAGCCCCCGGGAGAGTCCGCTGCCCTTCAAGACCCTCCCCGACTCCACCTCCAGCGCCTCCCCAGGGGCCGACCCTAAAAGACACCCCGGTCCTGAACCTCCATCCTGGGTAGAGGAGAGGCCGGCAGACGTTCACAGCCCACCCCTCCCCCAGCCCAACATCGGCAAACTGGTGGGCACAGACGACCTCTCGCCGCCCCCTGTGACGGCCTGCACTGCTGTGGAGAACGGCTGCCCCGCCAGCCCTGCAAGCCCACAGCTAGATGGGCTCAGCAAGGAGATAAGTTCTCTTCCAGATAACCAGCCCATCGCTTCTGATCAGGAGGCTCAACCTCAccaggaggagagagctgcttcagcaggaggaggaggaggaggaggaggaggagaaggctcCGCTGTCAATCACACTCACTTCACCTTTGACGTTGGATTAGGACAGGAAGAAACTCTGTCTCCCAAAACTCATCCAAATGTGGGAACAGGAACACAAAATGGagaaggtgaggaagaggaggtcatCACCGCTGTTTTTCAGGACAGTcgtcaagaaaaacaaactgcaaactCAAAGGAGGAGCAGATAGAAAGTCTCCTGATCAGGGGGAGAGACATTCAGGCTGGctgtgaggtggaggagaatgGTGTGTCTCTCCTTGACAGGGttggagtggaggaggagaagagattTGGTCCAGAAGGACAGATAGACCAACACCTCAGAATAACAAGCCTTCCCAATGGTTTGGAACAGGACAGCAGTAGCCATTCCAAGCTTaaggagacagaagagaaggaggaggaggaggagggtttttctccctctcctgttCCCTCTAAAGAGGACTCTGtcactgaggagaaagaaatggaggaaagtAAGCAGGAGAACGGTGATGGAGGAGCAGTGGGGTCAGGTATCATCCAACCAAAACTCAACAATCGGCTGCAGCCGGTCAGCGTCCCCTATGGAGGGGCAAGACCAAAGCAGCCGGTCAGCCTGAAGCTCCAGATCCCACAGCCACTGTCAGGCCAGGTCCAAAATCAGCTCGGGCAGGCCGCcatcagcaaaaataaaaaccaggAGAATCAGAGTCGGAGAGGCACGCCCTCCGAAACTACGCTCAGCGGGACTGATCAGAGTGCAGTCGGGGTGAACGGAGACGGCGTAGTCCACTCTCCTCTCTTGATGCCCTCGGAGAGCCCAGACAATGACCTCCAGGCAGGCCAGCAGGGCGCTCTGTGCAGGAAAGCTGCCAGCTCGCTGGGGGAGGTTGCCCCTGTGTGGGTACCTGACTCCCAGGCCCCCGTCTGTATGAAATGTGATGTCAAGTTCACCTTCACCAAGAGGAGGCACCACTGCAGGGCCTGTGGCAAG gtGTTCTGCGCGACGTGCTGCAGCCTGAAGTGCAGGCTCGTGTACATGGACAGGAAGGAGGCTCGCGTCTGCGTCACCTGTCACTCTGCTCTGACGAGTG ctcaATCATGGGAGACGCCGGCCACTGCAAGCAACCAGAGTCCAAACCCCAACAACCCAGCGGAGTACTGCTCCACCATCCCCCCTCTGCAGCAGGCCCAGGCCTCTGGGGTGCTCAGCTCCCCCCCTCCTACTGTCATGGTGCCCGTGGGAGTCCTGAAACAGCCTGGCAACGAGG GGTCCCTGACACGGGAACAGAGGAGGGTGTGGTTTGCTGATGGGGTTCTACCTAACGGAGACGCAGCAGAGTCCCCCAAACCTCCGTCCTCCAGCCCAGCCCCCTCGCAGTCACTGGCCATCTCCACGTATTCAAACAAATCCTCCACTTGTGAATCCTCTGAG GCGGTCCACACCCCCGTGGCCCCGGTGGGCAGCCCCGTGGGCAGCTCCCTCAGCCTGATCCCGGAGGACGGGCTCCCTCCCATCCTCATCTCCACCGGAGTCAAAGGAGGTACGGGAGGCCACATCACAG ACTATGCAGTGGAGGAGAGGCCTTCAGAGATCGTCCtcatgcagcagctggaggagggaggccCAGACCCCCTGGTCTTCGTACTCAACGCTAACCTGCTCGCCATGGTCAAGCTTGTCAACT ACGTTAACAGGAAGTGTTGGTACGTCACGACTAAGGGCATGCACGCCGTCGGCCAGGCAGAGGTGGTCATTCTGCTCCAGTGTCTACCTGACGAGAAGACCATCCCTAAAGACATCTTCACCCACTTTGTGCAGCTCTACCAGGAGGCCCTCAGTG GCAACGTGCTGAGCCACCTGAGTCACTCATTCTTCACGCAGAGCTTCCTGGGCAGCAAAGAGCACGGCGGCTTCCTCTACATCAGCCCCTCCTTCCAGTCGCTGCAGGACCTGCTGCTGCCCAACCCGCCCTACCTCTTCGGCATCCTCATACAGAAGTGGGAAACGCCCTGGGCCAAGGTCTTCCCCATCCGCCTCATGCTGCGGCTGGGCGCAGAGTACCGAT TTTATCCGTGTCCGCTGTTCAGCGTTCGCTTCAGAAAGCCCCTCTTCGGAGAGACCGGGCACACCATCATGAACCTGCTCGCA GACTTCCGTAACTACCAGTACACGCTGCCGGTGGTCAAAGGTCTGGTTGTGGACATGGAGGTGAGGAAGACGAGCATTAAGATCCCCAGCAACCGTTACAGTGAG CTGATGAAGGCCATGAACAAGTCCAACGAACACGTGCTGGCCATGGGGGCGTGCTTCAACGACCGCGCCGACTCCCACCTGGTGTGCGTCCAAAACGACGACGGGAACTACCAGACGCAGGCCATCAGCATCCATCACCAGCCTCGCAAAG TTACTGGAGCCTGCTTCTTTGTGTTCAGTGGTGCTTTGAAAGCCTCGTCGGGCTTCTTAGCCAAGACCAGCATTGTGGAAG ACGGTGTGATGATCCAGATCACAGCTGAGACCATGGACTCCCTACGGCAAGCCCTGAGGGACATGAAGGACTTCACCATCACGTGCGGTAAAGCCGACCAGGAGGAGAACCAGGAGCTGGTCCACATCCAGTGGACGGAGGACGACCACAACTTCAACAAGGG CGTCATCAGTCCGATCGATGGGAAGTCTATGGAGTCCATCACCAGCGTCAAGATCTTCCACGGCTCCGAGTTCAAAGCCAACGGCAAAGTCATCCGCTGGACGGAG
- the zfyve9a gene encoding zinc finger FYVE domain-containing protein 9 isoform X2: MENYFQAEAFNLDKVLDEFEQNEDETDNPILSDAKWTQILAPPAHLLSLNPALAHTDLSPRESPLPFKTLPDSTSSASPGADPKRHPGPEPPSWVEERPADVHSPPLPQPNIGKLVGTDDLSPPPVTACTAVENGCPASPASPQLDGLSKEISSLPDNQPIASDQEAQPHQEERAASAGGGGGGGGGEGSAVNHTHFTFDVGLGQEETLSPKTHPNVGTGTQNGEGEEEEVITAVFQDSRQEKQTANSKEEQIESLLIRGRDIQAGCEVEENGVSLLDRVGVEEEKRFGPEGQIDQHLRITSLPNGLEQDSSSHSKLKETEEKEEEEEGFSPSPVPSKEDSVTEEKEMEESKQENGDGGAVGSGIIQPKLNNRLQPVSVPYGGARPKQPVSLKLQIPQPLSGQVQNQLGQAAISKNKNQENQSRRGTPSETTLSGTDQSAVGVNGDGVVHSPLLMPSESPDNDLQAGQQGALCRKAASSLGEVAPVWVPDSQAPVCMKCDVKFTFTKRRHHCRACGKVFCATCCSLKCRLVYMDRKEARVCVTCHSALTSAQSWETPATASNQSPNPNNPAEYCSTIPPLQQAQASGVLSSPPPTVMVPVGVLKQPGNEGSLTREQRRVWFADGVLPNGDAAESPKPPSSSPAPSQSLAISTYSNKSSTCESSEAVHTPVAPVGSPVGSSLSLIPEDGLPPILISTGVKGDYAVEERPSEIVLMQQLEEGGPDPLVFVLNANLLAMVKLVNYVNRKCWYVTTKGMHAVGQAEVVILLQCLPDEKTIPKDIFTHFVQLYQEALSGNVLSHLSHSFFTQSFLGSKEHGGFLYISPSFQSLQDLLLPNPPYLFGILIQKWETPWAKVFPIRLMLRLGAEYRFYPCPLFSVRFRKPLFGETGHTIMNLLADFRNYQYTLPVVKGLVVDMEVRKTSIKIPSNRYSELMKAMNKSNEHVLAMGACFNDRADSHLVCVQNDDGNYQTQAISIHHQPRKVTGACFFVFSGALKASSGFLAKTSIVEDGVMIQITAETMDSLRQALRDMKDFTITCGKADQEENQELVHIQWTEDDHNFNKGVISPIDGKSMESITSVKIFHGSEFKANGKVIRWTEVFFLQSEDQPNGLSDPADHSRLTENVARAFCVALCPHLKLLKEDGMAKLGLRVTLDSDQVGYLAGSNGQPLLPQYLSDLDSALIPVIHGGACQLSEGPVVMELVFYILEIIS; this comes from the exons ATGGAGAATTACTTCCAGGCCGAGGCCTTCAACCTGGACAAGGTGCTGGACGAGTTTGAGCAGAACGAAG ATGAGACAGACAATCCCATTCTCTCAGATGCCAAGTGGACCCAGATCCTGGCCCCGCCAGCCCACCTGCTCTCTCTGAACCCCGCCCTGGCCCACACAGATCTCAGCCCCCGGGAGAGTCCGCTGCCCTTCAAGACCCTCCCCGACTCCACCTCCAGCGCCTCCCCAGGGGCCGACCCTAAAAGACACCCCGGTCCTGAACCTCCATCCTGGGTAGAGGAGAGGCCGGCAGACGTTCACAGCCCACCCCTCCCCCAGCCCAACATCGGCAAACTGGTGGGCACAGACGACCTCTCGCCGCCCCCTGTGACGGCCTGCACTGCTGTGGAGAACGGCTGCCCCGCCAGCCCTGCAAGCCCACAGCTAGATGGGCTCAGCAAGGAGATAAGTTCTCTTCCAGATAACCAGCCCATCGCTTCTGATCAGGAGGCTCAACCTCAccaggaggagagagctgcttcagcaggaggaggaggaggaggaggaggaggagaaggctcCGCTGTCAATCACACTCACTTCACCTTTGACGTTGGATTAGGACAGGAAGAAACTCTGTCTCCCAAAACTCATCCAAATGTGGGAACAGGAACACAAAATGGagaaggtgaggaagaggaggtcatCACCGCTGTTTTTCAGGACAGTcgtcaagaaaaacaaactgcaaactCAAAGGAGGAGCAGATAGAAAGTCTCCTGATCAGGGGGAGAGACATTCAGGCTGGctgtgaggtggaggagaatgGTGTGTCTCTCCTTGACAGGGttggagtggaggaggagaagagattTGGTCCAGAAGGACAGATAGACCAACACCTCAGAATAACAAGCCTTCCCAATGGTTTGGAACAGGACAGCAGTAGCCATTCCAAGCTTaaggagacagaagagaaggaggaggaggaggagggtttttctccctctcctgttCCCTCTAAAGAGGACTCTGtcactgaggagaaagaaatggaggaaagtAAGCAGGAGAACGGTGATGGAGGAGCAGTGGGGTCAGGTATCATCCAACCAAAACTCAACAATCGGCTGCAGCCGGTCAGCGTCCCCTATGGAGGGGCAAGACCAAAGCAGCCGGTCAGCCTGAAGCTCCAGATCCCACAGCCACTGTCAGGCCAGGTCCAAAATCAGCTCGGGCAGGCCGCcatcagcaaaaataaaaaccaggAGAATCAGAGTCGGAGAGGCACGCCCTCCGAAACTACGCTCAGCGGGACTGATCAGAGTGCAGTCGGGGTGAACGGAGACGGCGTAGTCCACTCTCCTCTCTTGATGCCCTCGGAGAGCCCAGACAATGACCTCCAGGCAGGCCAGCAGGGCGCTCTGTGCAGGAAAGCTGCCAGCTCGCTGGGGGAGGTTGCCCCTGTGTGGGTACCTGACTCCCAGGCCCCCGTCTGTATGAAATGTGATGTCAAGTTCACCTTCACCAAGAGGAGGCACCACTGCAGGGCCTGTGGCAAG gtGTTCTGCGCGACGTGCTGCAGCCTGAAGTGCAGGCTCGTGTACATGGACAGGAAGGAGGCTCGCGTCTGCGTCACCTGTCACTCTGCTCTGACGAGTG ctcaATCATGGGAGACGCCGGCCACTGCAAGCAACCAGAGTCCAAACCCCAACAACCCAGCGGAGTACTGCTCCACCATCCCCCCTCTGCAGCAGGCCCAGGCCTCTGGGGTGCTCAGCTCCCCCCCTCCTACTGTCATGGTGCCCGTGGGAGTCCTGAAACAGCCTGGCAACGAGG GGTCCCTGACACGGGAACAGAGGAGGGTGTGGTTTGCTGATGGGGTTCTACCTAACGGAGACGCAGCAGAGTCCCCCAAACCTCCGTCCTCCAGCCCAGCCCCCTCGCAGTCACTGGCCATCTCCACGTATTCAAACAAATCCTCCACTTGTGAATCCTCTGAG GCGGTCCACACCCCCGTGGCCCCGGTGGGCAGCCCCGTGGGCAGCTCCCTCAGCCTGATCCCGGAGGACGGGCTCCCTCCCATCCTCATCTCCACCGGAGTCAAAGGAG ACTATGCAGTGGAGGAGAGGCCTTCAGAGATCGTCCtcatgcagcagctggaggagggaggccCAGACCCCCTGGTCTTCGTACTCAACGCTAACCTGCTCGCCATGGTCAAGCTTGTCAACT ACGTTAACAGGAAGTGTTGGTACGTCACGACTAAGGGCATGCACGCCGTCGGCCAGGCAGAGGTGGTCATTCTGCTCCAGTGTCTACCTGACGAGAAGACCATCCCTAAAGACATCTTCACCCACTTTGTGCAGCTCTACCAGGAGGCCCTCAGTG GCAACGTGCTGAGCCACCTGAGTCACTCATTCTTCACGCAGAGCTTCCTGGGCAGCAAAGAGCACGGCGGCTTCCTCTACATCAGCCCCTCCTTCCAGTCGCTGCAGGACCTGCTGCTGCCCAACCCGCCCTACCTCTTCGGCATCCTCATACAGAAGTGGGAAACGCCCTGGGCCAAGGTCTTCCCCATCCGCCTCATGCTGCGGCTGGGCGCAGAGTACCGAT TTTATCCGTGTCCGCTGTTCAGCGTTCGCTTCAGAAAGCCCCTCTTCGGAGAGACCGGGCACACCATCATGAACCTGCTCGCA GACTTCCGTAACTACCAGTACACGCTGCCGGTGGTCAAAGGTCTGGTTGTGGACATGGAGGTGAGGAAGACGAGCATTAAGATCCCCAGCAACCGTTACAGTGAG CTGATGAAGGCCATGAACAAGTCCAACGAACACGTGCTGGCCATGGGGGCGTGCTTCAACGACCGCGCCGACTCCCACCTGGTGTGCGTCCAAAACGACGACGGGAACTACCAGACGCAGGCCATCAGCATCCATCACCAGCCTCGCAAAG TTACTGGAGCCTGCTTCTTTGTGTTCAGTGGTGCTTTGAAAGCCTCGTCGGGCTTCTTAGCCAAGACCAGCATTGTGGAAG ACGGTGTGATGATCCAGATCACAGCTGAGACCATGGACTCCCTACGGCAAGCCCTGAGGGACATGAAGGACTTCACCATCACGTGCGGTAAAGCCGACCAGGAGGAGAACCAGGAGCTGGTCCACATCCAGTGGACGGAGGACGACCACAACTTCAACAAGGG CGTCATCAGTCCGATCGATGGGAAGTCTATGGAGTCCATCACCAGCGTCAAGATCTTCCACGGCTCCGAGTTCAAAGCCAACGGCAAAGTCATCCGCTGGACGGAG